Proteins encoded in a region of the Alphaproteobacteria bacterium genome:
- a CDS encoding mannose-1-phosphate guanylyltransferase/mannose-6-phosphate isomerase — MINFFGFMRSEKKKIYPVLLSGGSGTRLWPLSRENYPKQLLRLLYSDDHSMLQLTVKRVENPDLYHPPIIVCNETHRFAIAEQLSNIGVEPLGMVLEPTGRNTAASIMLAALKVSEIDKDGVMLVLPSDHYIGDIEAFQESVNRALVGAVDEKIMIFGIPPTSPHTGYGYLQMGAECSGKYEGLYPITAFREKPDLETAKTLIADPQFFWNSGIVLSSVDRVLTDMKKYEPEIYAGCKNAFAKKQKDPDFTRLSKEIFEKVPAWSIDHALLERSPHVLAVHADMDWNDVGSWKCLWESRSKDENGNVTVGEVFLHEVEDCLIHTEEQMMAGIGLKDMIIVALRDVIMVADKSQADEIQNCVKMLKKSGRSEAVQHHRVYKPWGNYEQINKGNRFQVKFVMLKPGAVLEMQTHLHRSEHWVVVSGTARVNCQDKTYLLSENESTYIPLGSLHSLENPGMVPLKMIQVLSGEYLGEDDVVLKEEQDADPHFSLTHQKKQA, encoded by the coding sequence ATGATCAATTTTTTCGGATTCATGAGAAGTGAAAAGAAGAAAATATACCCGGTCCTTTTATCGGGAGGCAGTGGGACACGCCTTTGGCCTCTTTCTCGTGAAAATTATCCGAAACAACTATTAAGATTGCTCTACTCAGACGATCATTCAATGCTTCAATTGACAGTGAAGCGGGTGGAAAATCCAGATTTATATCACCCGCCGATTATCGTTTGCAATGAAACGCATCGTTTTGCTATTGCAGAGCAACTCAGTAATATTGGCGTTGAGCCCTTAGGGATGGTCTTAGAACCAACCGGGCGCAATACGGCAGCATCGATCATGCTTGCAGCTTTAAAGGTTTCTGAGATTGATAAAGATGGCGTTATGCTTGTTTTACCCTCAGATCATTATATTGGTGATATTGAGGCTTTTCAAGAATCTGTCAATAGAGCCTTGGTTGGGGCTGTAGACGAGAAAATCATGATTTTTGGTATTCCGCCGACAAGTCCGCATACAGGTTACGGATATTTGCAAATGGGAGCTGAGTGTTCTGGCAAATATGAAGGGCTTTATCCCATTACAGCTTTCAGAGAAAAGCCAGATTTAGAAACCGCAAAAACCTTGATTGCAGATCCGCAATTTTTTTGGAACAGCGGCATTGTGCTCAGCTCAGTTGATCGCGTTTTAACTGACATGAAAAAATATGAACCAGAAATCTATGCTGGTTGTAAAAATGCTTTTGCAAAAAAACAAAAGGATCCAGATTTTACGCGTCTCAGTAAAGAGATTTTTGAAAAAGTGCCGGCCTGGTCAATTGATCATGCTTTGCTTGAGAGATCACCTCATGTGCTTGCTGTTCATGCTGACATGGATTGGAATGATGTTGGATCATGGAAATGTTTGTGGGAGTCACGGAGCAAGGATGAGAATGGAAACGTCACTGTAGGTGAAGTTTTTTTACATGAAGTTGAAGATTGTTTGATTCACACGGAAGAGCAAATGATGGCCGGGATTGGCCTCAAAGACATGATCATCGTTGCACTGCGTGATGTGATTATGGTTGCGGATAAAAGTCAGGCCGATGAGATTCAGAACTGTGTGAAGATGCTTAAAAAATCAGGCAGATCAGAGGCGGTTCAGCATCATCGTGTTTATAAGCCTTGGGGTAATTATGAGCAGATCAATAAAGGCAATCGCTTTCAAGTGAAATTTGTGATGTTAAAACCTGGTGCTGTTCTTGAGATGCAAACACACTTACATAGGTCAGAACATTGGGTTGTTGTGAGCGGTACAGCCAGAGTCAATTGTCAGGATAAAACTTACTTGCTCTCTGAAAATGAATCGACTTATATCCCATTAGGCTCATTGCATTCTTTAGAGAATCCTGGGATGGTTCCGTTGAAAATGATTCAAGTACTCTCTGGTGAATATTTGGGTGAGGATGATGTTGTTTTGAAAGAAGAGCAAGATGCGGATCCGCACTTTAGTCTAACGCATCAAAAAAAGCAGGCATAG